One Salvia splendens isolate huo1 chromosome 22, SspV2, whole genome shotgun sequence DNA segment encodes these proteins:
- the LOC121787731 gene encoding serine/threonine-protein kinase ATM-like: MESGKKAETLEEGLLESKLSQEDIFSSEYGSFVGLLSGVNEKCVGDGCGSRNELSNVELARLFGEGVDGVAGYNGVSEESVYGYPDENLLVSLQGNGVQDNDVPVFKEELAFSGNDGDRSAKVEESVGKLGETLHCDEPFHNGGIEAPVETCGDVLLSHKPDSSTKMETFGNSMNLSVEVFGHLDGISDDDDLDQPGKYKSGESDFKQDFSPNDNGTVSTGVTDLRSKSEGRGGIIGEQERMFDNGDLVWIKTRTQSWWPGMVCCPSTARNDMAKRSCLVKYYGNSSIVWCDIADLRPFVDYFEQISGQNNSRSFLSSVERAICEIGLRVQLKMTCPCFPKDSAVKEENFISTEKASMIDVVSLSQFQPASFVAEIRDLARSMHAPGKIKLMVMKNRLSPFYRSMGHFELPLQLLMSDVKDENATDMFGDGRKPVEANNDNLTKTRRYMKRKNPDDKLTSSAKGMESRERKKSRFLSYPYVDIIKGQEKVDLVPTSGPESGCSGMDSRKRGTKKPSKERHIVSKADDISASSAELLAELSALACDCSYISRSKYSDSLKRFHCSFRMFAFLDVDIASKDGGDQLALVLEAGEQMEGSKVLKKSKKQMANAASAKESVENVVDGNQKVQDNVVRKRVRKKKVQVANSVEQMEGIRVGKESENQEAILAPSSLENASKTENLQEKDNAVYMETNKEKEKSTPAGFQSVQNPLPNIYPNSSWMISFQQACSSLFKSSKAPQNSIGSPPGLPDTNSIPVLPDLNGIHPGFPPDHIPVGVPTSNLVTPVDHIPFGVPTSNLVTPLPEQKKEGLVSPAINGLHHINLASNSSFKDVAPAFQNTPVSNNGVIGIRQCLVRDFTARAPEPLTMSSFIKHSLQMGSFLSSGKPEPKKRKRKEKTSCEVAPSIPDLNGNVLDTSPFGTATPEGCNIPPEGVPQRKRRYKCDSGESDGGSVLLNFAQGSVPLKETLVATFSRFGLLKESDLEFLSDDSVKIVYERSSDARFAFRSLEKSCEFGESLLNFSLDSSMPEPPKMKKKQTNPQLQTFVPVAVGASKNRTTKIGEVPDIASIKQNVEMMRSTLEKAGNSLSQEMRAKLEKEIKAFLDKISSS; encoded by the coding sequence ATGGAAAGTGGGAAGAAGGCAGAAACCCTAGAGGAGGGTTTGTTGGAGTCGAAATTGAGCCAGGAGGATATATTTTCTAGTGAATATGGGAGCTTTGTTGGCTTGTTAAGTGGTGTAAATGAGAAGTGTGTGGGTGATGGTTGTGGGAGTCGAAATGAATTAAGCAATGTGGAGTTAGCAAGACTGTTTGGTGAGGGGGTTGATGGTGTTGCTGGATATAATGGGGTGAGTGAAGAGTCCGTTTACGGTTATCCCGATGAAAATTTGTTGGTCTCATTGCAAGGGAATGGTGTGCAAGATAATGATGTTCCGGTGTTTAAAGAGGAGTTGGCTTTTAGTGGGAATGATGGGGATCGGAGTGCCAAGGTTGAGGAATCTGTGGGAAAATTAGGTGAAACTTTACATTGTGATGAACCTTTTCACAATGGGGGAATTGAGGCACCTGTGGAAACGTGTGGTGATGTACTGCTTTCTCATAAGCCTGATTCTTCAACAAAGATGGAAACTTTTGGAAATAGCATGAATTTGTCTGTCGAAGTTTTTGGTCACTTGGATGGAAtttctgatgatgatgatttggACCAACCCGGGAAATACAAGTCTGGAGAGAGTGACTTCAAGCAAGATTTCTCGCCCAATGATAATGGCACCGTCTCTACTGGTGTTACAGATTTGAGATCCAAGTCTGAAGGGAGGGGAGGCATTATTGGTGAACAAGAACGCATGTTTGATAATGGTGATCTAGTATGGATTAAAACCCGAACTCAGTCATGGTGGCCTGGTATGGTATGTTGTCCTTCCACTGCTAGGAATGATATGGCAAAGCGCAGCTGCCTTGTTAAATACTATGGCAATTCAAGTATTGTTTGGTGTGACATTGCAGACTTAAGGCCTTTTGTTGATTACTTTGAACAGATATCGGGGCAAAATAACTCCAGAagttttttaagttcagttGAGAGGGCTATTTGTGAGATTGGGTTGCGTGTGCAATTAAAGATGACTTGCCCATGCTTTCCAAAGGACAGTGCAGTTAAAGAAGAAAATTTCATATCAACGGAGAAAGCAAGCATGATTGACGTTGTGTCATTATCTCAGTTCCAGCCTGCATCATTTGTTGCAGAAATCAGGGATCTCGCCCGATCTATGCATGCACCTGGTAAAATTAAGTTGATGGTCATGAAGAATCGTTTGTCACCATTCTATCGTTCCATGGGACATTTTGAGTTGCCTCTGCAGCTGCTCATGTCAGACGTGAAAGATGAAAACGCTACGGATATGTTTGGAGATGGTAGAAAACCTGTGGAAGCCAACAATGACAATCTTACTAAAACCAGGAGGTATATGAAGAGGAAGAACCCTGATGATAAATTAACTTCCTCAGCTAAAGGCATGGAATCGCGGGAAAGGAAAAAGAGCAGATTTTTATCTTATCCATATGTGGATATAATCAAGGGGCAGGAGAAAGTGGATCTGGTGCCAACCTCTGGCCCGGAGAGTGGTTGCAGTGGCATGGATTCGCGGAAGAGAGGCACAAAGAAACCTTCCAAGGAACGTCATATAGTCAGCAAAGCAGACGACATTAGTGCTTCTTCAGCCGAATTGCTAGCTGAACTATCTGCTTTAGCTTGTGATTGTTCTTATATAAGTAGAAGTAAGTATTCTGATTCGCTCAAGAGGTTCCATTGTAGTTTCAGAATGTTTGCATTTCTAGACGTTGATATTGCCTCTAAGGATGGTGGGGACCAGCTGGCACTAGTTCTTGAAGCTGGCGAGCAAATGGAAGGAAGTAAAGTGTTGAAAAAGTCGAAGAAACAGATGGCCAACGCTGCATCCGCCAAAGAGAGTGTAGAGAATGTCGTAGATGGAAATCAGAAAGTGCAAGATAATGTTGTTCGAAAGAGGGTTAGAAAAAAGAAGGTGCAAGTGGCAAATTCTGTGGAACAGATGGAAGGTATTCGAGTTGGGAAAGAATCTGAGAACCAAGAAGCGATCCTTGCACCGAGCAGTTTAGAAAATGCCTCCAAAACAGAAAATCTGCAAGAAAAAGATAATGCCGTGTATATGGAGACTAacaaagagaaagagaaaagcaCACCGGCTGGTTTTCAGTCTGTACAAAATCCTTTGCCAAACATTTATCCGAATAGCTCGTGGATGATTAGCTTCCAGCAGGCTTGCTCGAGTTTATTCAAAAGCAGCAAAGCTCCCCAGAATAGTATCGGATCACCTCCTGGGCTACCTGATACAAACTCGATTCCTGTATTACCAGATTTGAATGGTATCCATCCAGGCTTTCCCCCTGATCATATACCGGTTGGAGTGCCTACATCAAATCTAGTTACTCCCGTTGATCATATACCATTTGGAGTGCCTACTTCAAATCTAGTTACTCCTTTACCAGAACAGAAGAAGGAAGGATTAGTCTCTCCTGCCATAAATGGTCTTCACCATATAAACCTTGCTTCCAATTCATCATTCAAGGATGTAGCACCAGCCTTCCAAAACACTCCGGTATCCAATAACGGGGTGATTGGCATTCGTCAATGTCTAGTCAGGGATTTTACAGCACGAGCACCGGAACCTCTTACAATGAGCTCATTTATTAAGCACTCACTTCAGATGGGAAGCTTTCTTTCTTCTGGTAAACCCGAACCTAAGAAACGAAAGAGAAAGGAGAAGACTAGCTGTGAAGTAGCTCCAAGTATCCCGGATTTGAATGGTAACGTGTTGGATACGAGCCCCTTCGGAACAGCCACACCCGAGGGGTGTAATATTCCGCCTGAAGGTGTACCACAGAGAAAGAGGCGATATAAATGCGACAGTGGTGAATCGGATGGTGGCAGTGTTCTTCTAAACTTTGCCCAGGGTAGCGTGCCTCTGAAAGAAACGTTGGTGGCTACATTTTCCAGATTTGGATTGTTGAAGGAATCTGATCTCGAGTTTCTAAGTGATGATAGTGTCAAGATTGTGTACGAGAGAAGCTCCGATGCTAGATTTGCATTTCGGAGTTTGGAGAAGAGCTGTGAATTCGGAGAATCACTCCTGAATTTCAGTCTTGACAGCAGCATGCCAGAGCCCccaaagatgaagaagaagcaaACTAATCCGCAGCTACAAACCTTTGTTCCCGTGGCCGTGGGGGCATCCAAGAACCGAACCACCAAGATTGGGGAGGTGCCTGACATCGCGTCCATCAAGCAGAACGTGGAAATGATGAGGTCGACTCTGGAGAAAGCAGGGAACAGTCTCTCTCAGGAGATGAGAGCCAAGCTGGAGAAGGAGATCAAAGCTTTTCTTGACAAAATCAGCTCCTCTTAG
- the LOC121787362 gene encoding probable boron transporter 2 isoform X2, with product MEETFVPFRGIKNDLKGRLMCYKQDWSGGIGAGIRILAPTTYIFFASAIPVISFGVQLERNTNGTLTAVQTLASTALCGVIHSIIGGQPLLILGVAEPTVLMYTFMFDFAKDRKDLGEKLFLAWTAWVCVWTSILLFLLAILGACSIINRFTRVAGELFGLLIAMLFMQQAIRGVVEEFGIPKRGNGSATALIPSWRFGNGMFALVLSFGLLLTALSSRKARSWRYGTGWLRGFIADYGVPLMVLVWTGLSYIPANDVPKGIPRRLISPNPWSDGAYANWTVIKDMGDVPLLYIIGAFIPATMIAVLYYFDHSVASQLAQQKEFNLKKPSSYHYDLLLLGLLVIICGLIGIPPANGVIPQSPMHTKSLATLKHQLLRNKLVSTARDSISKNANLSQLYRSMQEAYTEMQTPLVYQTPAVLGLKELKDSTIQRASTSGYMDAPVDVAIFDVDKDVDDLLPVEVKEQRLSNLLQALMVGACLAAMPLLKKIPTSVLWGYFAFMAIESLPGNQFWERILLLFTAPSRRYMVLEEYHATFVETVPFKTIAFFTLFQTVYLLLCFGITWIPIAGVLFPLLIMLLVPVRQYLLPKFFKGAHLQDLDAAEYEEAPAISYNLSYNEQGNAITLDSGELLDEMITRSRGEIRSGRSPKVTSSTQSPLEEMKAAYSPRLPERAQSPRLSEIRSELSPGLNGRQEVNRTPSPLGQTSRGSTSL from the exons ATGGAGGAAACCTTTGTTCCGTTTCGTGGGATTAAAAATGACCTCAAAGGGAGGCTTATGTGCTACAAACAAGATTGGAGTGGCGGGATAGGTGCCGGTATCAG GATCTTGGCTCCAACAACATATATCTTTTTTGCATCGGCAATTCCTGTTATATCTTTCGGTGTGCAGCTGGAGAGAAACACCA ATGGAACTTTGACAGCAGTGCAAACACTTGCATCAACTGCACTTTGTGGTGTGATCCACTCTATCATAGGTGGACAGCCACTGCTTATACTTGGTGTAGCTGAGCCAACAGTGCTAATGTACACTTTCATGTTCGATTTTGCCAAAGATCGAAAAGATTTGGGGGAGAAGTTGTTCTTAGCCTGGACAGCAtg GGTATGCGTGTGGACATCTATTTTACTCTTCTTGCTGGCTATCTTAGGTGCTTGCTCTATAATCAATCGGTTTACGCGTGTTGCTGGTGAATTGTTTGGTCTTTTAATCGCAATGCTCTTTATGCAGCAAGCAATTCGT GGAGTTGTGGAGGAGTTTGGAATTCCTAAGAGGGGAAACGGAAGTGCAACTGCACTTATACCTTCCTGGCGCTTTGGTAACGGAATGTTTGCTTTGGTGCTTTCATTTGGCCTGCTTCTCACTGCATTGAGTAGTCGTAAGGCTAGGTCCTGGCGCTATGGTACAG GATGGCTTAGAGGATTTATCGCAGACTATGGTGTCCCACTGATGGTGCTCGTGTGGACTGGCTTGTCTTACATACCAGCTAACGATGTGCCAAAAGGGATACCGAGAAGACTTATTAGCCCAAATCCGTGGTCAGATGGAGCATACGCGAACTGGACAGTTATCAAG GACATGGGGGATGTGCCACTACTTTACATTATTGGAGCATTTATTCCTGCCACAATGATAGCCGTGCTTTATTACTTTGATCATAGCGTTGCATCTCAACTCGCGCAGCAGAAAGAGTTCAATCTGAAGAAGCCTTCTTCATATCACTACGATCTCCTTCTCTTGGGACTTTTG GTAATAATATGTGGTCTCATCGGGATTCCTCCAGCCAATGGAGTTATTCCGCAGTCCCCAATGCACACGAAAAGTTTGGCCACTCTGAAACATCAG CTTTTGAGGAACAAGCTTGTGTCAACTGCTCGAGATAGCATCAGTAAAAATGCCAATCTATCCCAGCTGTATAGAAGCATGCAAGAAGCATACACAGAGATGCAGACTCCCCTCGTGTACCAAACTCCCGCTGTTCTG GGATTGAAGGAGCTGAAGGATTCCACCATTCAGCGCGCATCCACTAGTGGCTACATGGATGCGCCCGTTGATGTTGCCATCTTTGATGTGGACAAGGATGTCGATGATCTTCTGCCCGTGGAAGTTAAGGAGCAACGCCTCAGCAATCTGCTTCAAGCCTTAATGGTCGGAGCTTGTCTTGCTGCCATGCCTCTCTTGAAAAAGATCCCCACTTCAGTCCTCTGGGGCTACTTTGCGTTCATGGCAATCGAGAGCTTGCCAGGAAACCAGTTCTGGGAAAGAATCTTGCTGCTTTTCACAGCTCCAAGTCGAAGATACAT GGTGCTAGAGGAGTATCACGCGACCTTTGTGGAGACGGTGCCTTTCAAAACAATCGCGTTCTTCACTTTATTTCAGACTGTTTACTTGCTCCTATGCTTTGGAATAACGTGGATCCCCATTGCCGGCGTCCTCTTCCCCTTGCTGATCATGCTCCTCGTTCCCGTTCGCCAGTATCTGCTTCCCAAGTTCTTCAAAGGTGCTCATCTGCAAGACTTGGATGCTGCAGAGTATGAAGAAGCCCCTGCAATTAGCTACAACTTATCCTACAAC GAACAAGGCAATGCCATCACTCTTGACAGTGGTGAGTTGTTGGACGAGATGATTACAAGAAGTCGCGGTGAGATACGCTCTGGTCGTAGCCCAAAGGTCACAAGTTCGACACAATCGCCTCTGGAGGAAATGAAGGCTGCATACAGTCCGCGGCTGCCTGAGAGGGCGCAGAGTCCACGTCTTAGTGAAATAAGATCGGAGCTGAGCCCGGGGTTGAACGGTAGACAAGAAGTAAATCGAACCCCGAGCCCTCTCGGACAAACCAGTCGTGGATCAACGTCTTTGTAA
- the LOC121787362 gene encoding probable boron transporter 2 isoform X1, translating into MEETFVPFRGIKNDLKGRLMCYKQDWSGGIGAGIRILAPTTYIFFASAIPVISFGVQLERNTSKGDFSSEFRYLFLLCCIDVIGKLGVAADGTLTAVQTLASTALCGVIHSIIGGQPLLILGVAEPTVLMYTFMFDFAKDRKDLGEKLFLAWTAWVCVWTSILLFLLAILGACSIINRFTRVAGELFGLLIAMLFMQQAIRGVVEEFGIPKRGNGSATALIPSWRFGNGMFALVLSFGLLLTALSSRKARSWRYGTGWLRGFIADYGVPLMVLVWTGLSYIPANDVPKGIPRRLISPNPWSDGAYANWTVIKDMGDVPLLYIIGAFIPATMIAVLYYFDHSVASQLAQQKEFNLKKPSSYHYDLLLLGLLVIICGLIGIPPANGVIPQSPMHTKSLATLKHQLLRNKLVSTARDSISKNANLSQLYRSMQEAYTEMQTPLVYQTPAVLGLKELKDSTIQRASTSGYMDAPVDVAIFDVDKDVDDLLPVEVKEQRLSNLLQALMVGACLAAMPLLKKIPTSVLWGYFAFMAIESLPGNQFWERILLLFTAPSRRYMVLEEYHATFVETVPFKTIAFFTLFQTVYLLLCFGITWIPIAGVLFPLLIMLLVPVRQYLLPKFFKGAHLQDLDAAEYEEAPAISYNLSYNEQGNAITLDSGELLDEMITRSRGEIRSGRSPKVTSSTQSPLEEMKAAYSPRLPERAQSPRLSEIRSELSPGLNGRQEVNRTPSPLGQTSRGSTSL; encoded by the exons ATGGAGGAAACCTTTGTTCCGTTTCGTGGGATTAAAAATGACCTCAAAGGGAGGCTTATGTGCTACAAACAAGATTGGAGTGGCGGGATAGGTGCCGGTATCAG GATCTTGGCTCCAACAACATATATCTTTTTTGCATCGGCAATTCCTGTTATATCTTTCGGTGTGCAGCTGGAGAGAAACACCAGTAAGGGCGATTTTTCGTCTGAATTTCGGTACCTCTTTTTGTTATGTTGCATAGATGTTATAGGAAAACTCGGTGTTGCTGCAGATGGAACTTTGACAGCAGTGCAAACACTTGCATCAACTGCACTTTGTGGTGTGATCCACTCTATCATAGGTGGACAGCCACTGCTTATACTTGGTGTAGCTGAGCCAACAGTGCTAATGTACACTTTCATGTTCGATTTTGCCAAAGATCGAAAAGATTTGGGGGAGAAGTTGTTCTTAGCCTGGACAGCAtg GGTATGCGTGTGGACATCTATTTTACTCTTCTTGCTGGCTATCTTAGGTGCTTGCTCTATAATCAATCGGTTTACGCGTGTTGCTGGTGAATTGTTTGGTCTTTTAATCGCAATGCTCTTTATGCAGCAAGCAATTCGT GGAGTTGTGGAGGAGTTTGGAATTCCTAAGAGGGGAAACGGAAGTGCAACTGCACTTATACCTTCCTGGCGCTTTGGTAACGGAATGTTTGCTTTGGTGCTTTCATTTGGCCTGCTTCTCACTGCATTGAGTAGTCGTAAGGCTAGGTCCTGGCGCTATGGTACAG GATGGCTTAGAGGATTTATCGCAGACTATGGTGTCCCACTGATGGTGCTCGTGTGGACTGGCTTGTCTTACATACCAGCTAACGATGTGCCAAAAGGGATACCGAGAAGACTTATTAGCCCAAATCCGTGGTCAGATGGAGCATACGCGAACTGGACAGTTATCAAG GACATGGGGGATGTGCCACTACTTTACATTATTGGAGCATTTATTCCTGCCACAATGATAGCCGTGCTTTATTACTTTGATCATAGCGTTGCATCTCAACTCGCGCAGCAGAAAGAGTTCAATCTGAAGAAGCCTTCTTCATATCACTACGATCTCCTTCTCTTGGGACTTTTG GTAATAATATGTGGTCTCATCGGGATTCCTCCAGCCAATGGAGTTATTCCGCAGTCCCCAATGCACACGAAAAGTTTGGCCACTCTGAAACATCAG CTTTTGAGGAACAAGCTTGTGTCAACTGCTCGAGATAGCATCAGTAAAAATGCCAATCTATCCCAGCTGTATAGAAGCATGCAAGAAGCATACACAGAGATGCAGACTCCCCTCGTGTACCAAACTCCCGCTGTTCTG GGATTGAAGGAGCTGAAGGATTCCACCATTCAGCGCGCATCCACTAGTGGCTACATGGATGCGCCCGTTGATGTTGCCATCTTTGATGTGGACAAGGATGTCGATGATCTTCTGCCCGTGGAAGTTAAGGAGCAACGCCTCAGCAATCTGCTTCAAGCCTTAATGGTCGGAGCTTGTCTTGCTGCCATGCCTCTCTTGAAAAAGATCCCCACTTCAGTCCTCTGGGGCTACTTTGCGTTCATGGCAATCGAGAGCTTGCCAGGAAACCAGTTCTGGGAAAGAATCTTGCTGCTTTTCACAGCTCCAAGTCGAAGATACAT GGTGCTAGAGGAGTATCACGCGACCTTTGTGGAGACGGTGCCTTTCAAAACAATCGCGTTCTTCACTTTATTTCAGACTGTTTACTTGCTCCTATGCTTTGGAATAACGTGGATCCCCATTGCCGGCGTCCTCTTCCCCTTGCTGATCATGCTCCTCGTTCCCGTTCGCCAGTATCTGCTTCCCAAGTTCTTCAAAGGTGCTCATCTGCAAGACTTGGATGCTGCAGAGTATGAAGAAGCCCCTGCAATTAGCTACAACTTATCCTACAAC GAACAAGGCAATGCCATCACTCTTGACAGTGGTGAGTTGTTGGACGAGATGATTACAAGAAGTCGCGGTGAGATACGCTCTGGTCGTAGCCCAAAGGTCACAAGTTCGACACAATCGCCTCTGGAGGAAATGAAGGCTGCATACAGTCCGCGGCTGCCTGAGAGGGCGCAGAGTCCACGTCTTAGTGAAATAAGATCGGAGCTGAGCCCGGGGTTGAACGGTAGACAAGAAGTAAATCGAACCCCGAGCCCTCTCGGACAAACCAGTCGTGGATCAACGTCTTTGTAA